A window of Oryza glaberrima chromosome 2, OglaRS2, whole genome shotgun sequence genomic DNA:
AGTCAAAACTTCAGAAGTGCATGTGCACCTTGTAAAAGTGATCGGAGTGAGTACTAtagatttttcaaacaaaagaacagacataaaagaaaagcaaatatgtaatgatatttTTCAGATTGAAAAAAAGGCTAACTGCAATTGCTATTCGGCGGGCAAATAAGATCGAGAATGCATAGAGTCTTCATGATTGACATATGCAGTAATTGGCATAATTTTTATCAATGTGCTAAAAGAACATTTAAACAAATTTGGAAGAATTAGAAGATTGAAATTACCGTTCTTTCCCTGAGAGATGGTTACCGAGGGCTTTCTGAAGTTCTACTCTTTTTGGAGGCTGATTTTTTAGCCAATGCTCTGGAGAACGCGAAGTGCAGAATGCTTTAATTCTTTGCTGAAGTTCCGGTCTTTCAAGGAGATTTATCTGTGATGTTACATTTATAAATTAAAGAATGCCCAAATCTGTCAATTAATAGCTGAAGCAACCAgtaatatattaaattttgaagtAATATGCAAATAATTACCAAAATACAAGTAACAACATATATGCAGCTAGCGTAGAAAACTAGTAGTCCAATACAAGGCATTGTTTAGATGAAATACAAGGTATATTAGTAAAATCACAGTTGTACCGCTCTTTGTCATGGTTCTATTAGCATGCATATAACATTTCCATTAGCTTCACTCTTTATCATGGTTCAAAATAGTGCAGATATAATCATATCAAGTAGTTTCATAACTAGCAAGAAAGATCTAACTAGTGGCTTGCAAATTGTAATACATGGCCAAGAAGAGCTGTTGAACATTTGCAGACAGCATCTAACAGTTGGGAATAGTTAGCAAAAAAGTAAAGAATCGTTATGGAGATTTACATGACTTCAAATATATGGCATGTAACCCTGAAAACTTTTAGGACTTACCACAAGGCGTAAAGCATAAGGATCATCATCTCTATCAATAAGAGCTAACAGAAGAATGTCCAATGGAAGTAACTCATGTGTCCAGATAAAGAAAGCAAGATTCGTAATTGCTTTAGAGAGTAAGTCCTGCATTATCAGAAAAAGAATGCATATTGGCTACTGAATAAGTGTAGCCCACATAAACAAACAGCCAACAAGAGTGTTTTTAGCACAccgaataagaaaagaaaaaaaaaggcagaacaCCTGAATTTGATGCCCTCTTTGCAGCTCAAGTTGGATATGATGCAGAAGAACATCAACCATTGTATAAATATTTGCTGTAACTTCTTCGGGTGAAAACTCTCTCAAAACACGGGCCTGCAGTAAGATTaaaaagacatatatatacatagagaGAATCTTTTATGTCAATATAATTGCTAACTAGAAATCATACAAGATTTGCACTGTTGATCTCTAGATGTCCGTTCATCAGCATCCAAGCACCAGCACAAAGATATTGACGATGCTGAGGGAAACTGTGACTTAAATATGTCATAACATAGGTTGGCTCAGCAGATGGTGAGAGTAGCTGATTACATTGATTAATAACAGTTGTCTCAGCCTGCAATGGAAGATAAATCATCAAGCATAAAGGTAAGGAATATTTTGCCCTAGAAAAGCATTTCATTTAATAAGCATGTTATAGCAACTAAAGGACACCAGAAATAGTACTGGCTTGGAAATTCAAGACTTTTCGAGATCTTACAATTTTCTAAAACTAGTCTTGCTATACTGCTAATCTAAGCCTATTTCAAAACAAGACTGCAATTTTTATCTTAGCCAGCTAATACCATTCTAGAGGTGAAAGAATTCATTGCCGTTTGTAATAGTAATAGTACATAAAAAAGTGTAAAATCCATCAGTACATTCTCCATCAATAGACTGCTTATAAAAGAGTGATTAcatggttttaaaaaaatcaactaacaGCAGCATGATTTGGCAACAACTGATACAAAAGAACTATAAACTCCCTAAATTGTTATTCGACGAATGTATATGAACTCCATATAATAGTCAAAAGGAGCATATAAATGGCCAAGACACCAAGTACTCAATCCAAAAGATAAGATAATAGTACCTGCTGCCATGCTTGGATAGCTTGGCCTCTCTTATCCATCCTCCCCATTAAAAAATCTCGAATAAGGGGAGGAAAATATCTTAGAGTCTTCTCTGACCATGTATGCTGGCTCGTTGCCATAATTTGCTCTAATAATGGTTGAAGATAAATTATATGTTCGACCTCAGCAATTCCACGTGTCTTCATGGTGATAGCAAGGCTTATTATCGTTATGCGGTTAAGTGTTTCAGTAAACTCAGTTGGACCCTACATTTACATAAATACAGAAGTTCACTTTATGCGAATTTAGTAACAGGTGAAATTTCCAGATGAAGCAGGTTACCTTCAATTCTTTTTTCACCAAAAAGAAGTCTCTTAGTGAGAGAATCAAATTCATGCACAAATTTTCTGCTAATCTAAAAAGACGATGCTCTCCACGTTTGACTTTAATCATTGATATTATCTTTGTAACATCATACATCAATGCCTTGCTTTTCCCATGATACCTGAGCAGAAGAAATTCACATAGATGTAAACCAAAAGGTGCACCATAATATAAACAATAAATGGAACAAAACACTAAGATTTTTTCTAAATGATCATCAAACCTTTTTTGCTGAGGTCAGACATTCCAATTGTGGATATGCATGATAAGAAAAGGCTTTCAAGGCAAATAGcagaaaacaaatattaaattaCTTAAATTACCTGTATAGAGGAAGTAGCCTGTAATTCAGTATCTCAAGTAGGAGCAGAGACACACCAGATTTGCTCAGGATAGATGGAGATCTTTGTGTTAATGTCTGCAAGGTTTAATAAAACCATAGGAAGACATCAGAGTTTAAAAAGGAATATGAATTGCATGTTATTGAGGAAACTGAATTATGCTTACAATTGCAGAAAGTTAATTTAGAAATCAGAGCAAATGAATAATCAACTGTTAATCACAAGGTAGCATAAAGCCATAAACTTCACATGAATACTACAGATTACAACAGGAGGCAAGACTTACCGTAAAATGCGGGCGGAACAATGAATGAGGGGTTATAAGCAGCAGTCTAACATAGGTTTCCACCATAGCAATGCTAGGAACATTCTACCAAAGAACAGAAGAATTATGTAAGAAAATTAGTGTATGGTAAAGAGAGATGGACATTAGTACGTCAACAGAAGAACATATAGTTGTGATTATATGGGCACTTCTAGCAAAGTCATTCCGAAGATCAAAAATGATGAGCTGGTCATATACCATTAACATATAAAGTTATAAATCATTCATATATTACAGCTAAGTTCATTAACATGAGATATTATGCCAGGAGATCTTAATAGATAAAAGATAAACATATGAATTGCttgtcattttatttttactcaGGATAGATTGTAACATATTGATTCTGATGTTTTTCAGTAATAATTAAAGGCACATGAGCACTGGCCTCCAAACCATAAAGAGcagagttaaaaaaataataataaagataAGCAGCAACAGTGTTTTTACCTGGCCAAGAAATATGGTCTCTTCAAGCTGGAAAGCAAGTTTCAAACATAGATTGATAGACAACCCAGAAAGCAATGACATAGACAGTGGATAAGTTTCACGCATCATTGTCATTCTTTCATTTGGCTGCAAATTGGGTCCCTGAATTAAATCTGCTACTCCTACTGATGTAAACCAGTTCATGACTGCTTCACATGCTGGTTGTGCCATGGTGAAGGAGAGAACCCAAAACATGCCCATCGCCCGCTCATCCAAGCTCGTAAAATCTATCATCCTCTCCCCAGAAGCTATTATTGCAAGGGAAACAGTAACAAAGCTTTATTACAGATACATGAATGGGGACAAAATTGAAAATAACAGTAATGGTTTACAGCCAAATATCTCTCTTTTCAAGAAAATGTATCCACCTCCTGAATTATGAGTTGTGGTGTTACTATGTAGAATTTTCTACACTTAATCAGTCCATATTGCCTACCCAGAATCTACCGGAGAATTTCTTTTCCATGAATTCTAGATCTACCAGGCAATATTTTATATCAAAAGCATAGTGATACTTTCATATTCCATGAATAAGGACAAGTACCAAGTACCTTTTGTCATTTGTTTCCACCACTCATCTATCTGTTTGCCTTTCTGAAGCTGATCACTGTTCAAATGCTCTCTAATTGAAGTGTTGAAAGACCAAATCCGCAAAGTTTGGCTGCTACTTATGAAATCAAGAAGAATACTTTGAGGACTGATATTATTTGGATCAAGGCTCTTGTCTTCTTTGTGGAACGAAATTATCTTCCTTGTAGTTTCAACCTGGTAACAGAAGAAATACCAGAATGGTATATAGAGTTATAGACGGTAAATTAAGAGAACCACAAGACATCATGAAAGGAAACATTAGAAGTATTACCAAAAGTTTGTATGTATTTAAAGTTTTATAGCAATTGGATGTGAGATTAGTTTAGCTGAGTTTGTCGATCGCTGTTATTACTTGTTAGTCCTTGCAGTTCCCAAAAGATGAGCACGAAACAAAATAAAGCACTCTGAATATTTTCATGAGGAAATCTTTTTTTGGTACcaaaatcatgtcatcaactaATCAATTGAATATGATTCACCAAAAGAAAGAGGTGTTTGCAGATGATCTTAGAAAGAGACATCACCTTCCTTGGGTCCGAACTAAGGGTGTTCATCACAATCTCAATGCGGATAATCTGTGCGAGTAACCAAGTGACATGATTACTGCGAAGAATCTGTTGATCACTATTTGTTACTCGAGATGCAAGCTTGTCCACGAAATCAAGAAAATCAATACAGCCACTTTTcatcagaaagaaaaaaatgtcagcAAATAAAAGCCAATCTTGCCAGCACTGAGTCTCTGCAACagcataaaaaagaaagaatgaaTATAGGCAACAGACAGTTACCAAAGACTTGCACATATCTGACAATAATGGTAAGCAAATTTAATTTCTTGAGGTAAAAGTTTCAcgttctaaaagaaaaaatagtgaaaagggTGCATCAATAGAACATTTGAAATTTATATTCCCATCAGCTGTCCACTTGAAAAAGGAACTTTATTATATTGACAAGGTAAATGGTTAACTTTCAAATTCTAACCTGAGTTCGTGAGCCTCAGTAGTTCAATTGTCCTGTCAGCAACTGCCTCACCGATCATATCAGGTGAGAAAACAGCTCCTGGCGTTGATGATTGTTGAGGATGTTGTCTATAACAAGGAGCAACAAGAAGAACACGCCTCCACCAGTCTGGTGACGGAGTTGTGCGGAGTGCATGCCTCAAGCAACGCAAAGCACGTTCCCAGTCTAAACCCCCTTTAGGAATGGAGTTTGCAAGATCctaaacaacaaagttatatcaGATTTCAGATCCTACCCAAAACAACATTAGTAACTAATAGCTCAATTATCTATTCATTTCCTGCCAATTTTCCTGATCCATCCTTGAAAAACATGCGGTGTTTTGAAATTTAattgcaaaatatattttgcctCTGCATGTTATGATGCTTTGCGATTTTTCCGTTTATTTCTCCCTCCTGTGAAATTATTCGTGATCACTCAAACAAAATATGTTAGCATGTCATCCCCTGTTAATGTTAGAGGATACTACAACAATCCTAAAGAGTTTGCAAGGATATTCCAGCCATTTTGCGACACTAATTTCAATCTCGTAGGCTCGTAGCCCCAATGTGGTCAAAGAATACTGCAATATCTCTATGCAGTCAAAATATGTGCAGAGCATATCGGATGAACATAAAAATTGAGCTTCAGTCCACAAGTACAAAGTCAATGCATACAGGTTCAATGGCAAACTTAAAAGGGGAGAGGTGGGTAAAGAGGGGGAAAAGTAATATCACCTCTCCGTGTAGCGGCTCTCCCAATACACTTGGATAAGTAATGGGAGAATAACGCAAATTAGCAACAGATTCACCAGCTATGCTTGGGTATGATTGCGACAAGAACCGATGAGTTGCAAATGTTGGGCAATGAAGGTGTTGATCCAACATCTGCATGTGCATACACACCATGTCCCTCCTCCTATGGATCTCCATAATAATACTAACTAGTGCTTCATCGTCAGGAATATTTTCGAGAAACTGCAAGTTGCTGCGAACAAGCTCGTAGAATGGAACACGACATTTATCTTCATTAACTAGAATCCATATCACATCTAAGCATAGGTGCATCCATTCATGCAAAGGTCTTTCAAGCCTCAAGGTTTGCAATTGCAATGCATCAGCTTGGTCCACACCATGCGGTCGCTGGTCCCAATTAACAAGCCAATTTACCATATGCTGGAATATCACAGCATGGGTGGCTGGCTTCAAATCAGACTCCAGCCCTGCTAGAATAATTCTACAGGATAAGTGATGCAGATAACTAATTTCTGCTCCCCTGCGAGACTGGTCACCTCTAGCTGTCAGACCAAGCTGTCCAGGGCTAGAGAATTCTGCTCCCTTAATGGCTGAGACATTTGCACCTATGGGTTGGTCGATACCAGATTGAGTGGGAGATCCTATAGTGTTCATTGCTGACAATGGAGATGTGGGATTTGAAGGGTGAAAGCTTGGGGCATTTGGCACTGCAATAGCTGATGAAGAAGATGTTGCCGGGCCACCAGTAGTCACAGAAACCCCTTGCCCCATTGGTACCTCCACGGAGGAAACTACATTAAGTAGAGAAGGAAGGAGACTGTCCCATCGAAGGTGGCCTCGAGCACACAGGCAACGTGTGGCAAAGAGCAAGAACTCAGATTGTGGGGCGTGGCTACTACACTGCAGGACAAATGAGATGAGAACTGATTCCGTAACTGCCTGCAGCTGCTCTTGGTCCTGAAGAAACATGCAaatcaaataataaatttgttcTGTTCTCATGACATAAACAAAAGTACTTGCGTAATGATTCTGCTTACTGGGAACTGCATGTGCAACTGCTCAAAATCCGAAATGAATTGCTCATCTCGGGGAGGCAGATCTCTGTTCATAGCAGTTACTCTCTTCTGCAACTTGTTCCTGAGGAAATTCAATGCCCATTATGCATTACAGTTTTAGAAAAGCTTGCTGAATTGACTTCCATCGTCAAACTACCATATCAAATTTTGTCCAAAAACTACCATATATCAAAATGAACAAGGCACGAAAAACCGCTAGAGTACAGCACACTAGTTCCAAAATTGCGGCAATAATCTCCGGATATTCCAgaattcctttcaaaaaaaaaaaatctccggACATTGCAGAAGCCATCGCCTTCAAAGGTAAAGTTGAACAAAGCGCGAACGACAAGGACAAAATAATCCGACCTAACCTATCATAATGTTTCATGTGCTCGAGCCCTCGAGCAATCCAGCTAGCCCTAAAAAGTAATCCCCAATTAGAAGTCCAACAAGTGGGAAATCAAACTTACGAGGTCTCCCTAGTTCGATCCTCGACCCGCTGCTTCGAGTTCATCTGCAAATCACAGAAACCCAGGGTCTGAGCTAGCGTTCACAAGTGCACCACGGTTAGAGATTGGGGAGGAGAGACAAGGCACGCACGCCGAGGTATAGGGTGAAGAGATCGGCGATGGACGACCGcgccgggtggtggtggtggtggtggagctgcATCTGCCGCTGCTGCGGGAGCACCGCCGAAGCAGAGATCGCCGGAGACATCGGCTGCCTCTGCCCGTGCGCCCCGTCCATCGCCGATGCgccgctcccgtcgccggcgactGGAGTGGTGCGGTGGGCTTGCTCCGACCGAGGGTTTAGGAGTGTGGCGGACCTGACCTGATGAGCTCTTGCAGTTTGGGGGAAAGGGAACAGATCAACGGACGGTGGGGTGTGTAGTCTCAGCTGCATGGAGACGGATCCAGACCGCTGGTATGCATTCTACCTTTCTCTTGGGAGACTTTGGCGTCTTGGTTTGACACTTGACTCTTGGGTCGaaaaattgaaattgaaacagaACAAAAACATGTTCTCTGGTATATTTGTGGTTCAAATTAGTGGCCATATAATCGAAAGCTACCAAATACCATCCGGTTATATACTCCTTtcatttctcttttctttaaCGTAGGTGGAATAGGTAGTATCATGCTTGGTCTCATTATTTTACGTACAGCTAATTATAAGTCGTGATGATTTTATAGGAAAACTTTAATACCCGTACATTGCAACGAGtaaatgttattttaattttattattgttacaCAGTTTAGCTAAggtaaaattcactgtgggaattcaCTTTGATAtttattgtttaaaaaaaatcatgagctgcaattaggagtctgtatttcatctcaagttagcatgcgagttttttcaaaagattttttatACGATTCCTTCTATACTTCCAAAAGGAAACAAGgttaaaatccaactcaaacacggatatgtatttccaaaaacgaacgaacttaaaaaccgactcaaatacggatgacgtaccaaaataccggtaaaaacatctttaatttttataatagtagagaagagattgAATAAAAACCAATGCTGAAAATAAATcacgataaaaaaaactactatgaaattaaatttaaaattttaatttttggctTTGAGTGATAAAACGAAAAGCATCGATGCTAGGACTCTTACaaatattggagtatattgaaCTCAAGGATGATCCTACATATCACACATCTGATATGTCCCATTGGGATGGTCCCAAAAACATAATTTGAACGAATTTTGTGAATTCGACCAGCTACTAGTACCCAGCACCGGCGCTTCCAAGAACAATCCGCGCGAACGAGCACGTACGGCGCTACAAAAGTACA
This region includes:
- the LOC127762064 gene encoding mediator of RNA polymerase II transcription subunit 23, producing the protein MDGAHGQRQPMSPAISASAVLPQQRQMQLHHHHHHPARSSIADLFTLYLGMNSKQRVEDRTRETSNKLQKRVTAMNRDLPPRDEQFISDFEQLHMQFPDQEQLQAVTESVLISFVLQCSSHAPQSEFLLFATRCLCARGHLRWDSLLPSLLNVVSSVEVPMGQGVSVTTGGPATSSSSAIAVPNAPSFHPSNPTSPLSAMNTIGSPTQSGIDQPIGANVSAIKGAEFSSPGQLGLTARGDQSRRGAEISYLHHLSCRIILAGLESDLKPATHAVIFQHMVNWLVNWDQRPHGVDQADALQLQTLRLERPLHEWMHLCLDVIWILVNEDKCRVPFYELVRSNLQFLENIPDDEALVSIIMEIHRRRDMVCMHMQMLDQHLHCPTFATHRFLSQSYPSIAGESVANLRYSPITYPSVLGEPLHGEDLANSIPKGGLDWERALRCLRHALRTTPSPDWWRRVLLVAPCYRQHPQQSSTPGAVFSPDMIGEAVADRTIELLRLTNSETQCWQDWLLFADIFFFLMKSGCIDFLDFVDKLASRVTNSDQQILRSNHVTWLLAQIIRIEIVMNTLSSDPRKVETTRKIISFHKEDKSLDPNNISPQSILLDFISSSQTLRIWSFNTSIREHLNSDQLQKGKQIDEWWKQMTKASGERMIDFTSLDERAMGMFWVLSFTMAQPACEAVMNWFTSVGVADLIQGPNLQPNERMTMMRETYPLSMSLLSGLSINLCLKLAFQLEETIFLGQNVPSIAMVETYVRLLLITPHSLFRPHFTTLTQRSPSILSKSGVSLLLLEILNYRLLPLYRYHGKSKALMYDVTKIISMIKVKRGEHRLFRLAENLCMNLILSLRDFFLVKKELKGPTEFTETLNRITIISLAITMKTRGIAEVEHIIYLQPLLEQIMATSQHTWSEKTLRYFPPLIRDFLMGRMDKRGQAIQAWQQAETTVINQCNQLLSPSAEPTYVMTYLSHSFPQHRQYLCAGAWMLMNGHLEINSANLARVLREFSPEEVTANIYTMVDVLLHHIQLELQRGHQIQDLLSKAITNLAFFIWTHELLPLDILLLALIDRDDDPYALRLVINLLERPELQQRIKAFCTSRSPEHWLKNQPPKRVELQKALGNHLSGKERYPPFFDDIAARLLPVIPLIIYRLIENDATDIADRVLAVYSTFLAFHPLRFTFVRDILAYFYGHLPSKLIVRILNVLGVSTKTPFSESFAQYLASSNSSICPPPEYFANLLFGLVNNVIPPLSCKSKSNPSDAAGSTARTTYNKPYTSSAGGISNSDGQRAFYQNQDPGSYTQLVLETAAIEILSLCVPASQIVSSLVQIIAHVQAMLIQSNSGHGMSGGLGQNSGVPTSSGGGVEPVGANRPNTTASGINASNFVSRSGYSCQQLSVLMIQACGLLLAQLPPEFHTLLYAEAARIIKDCWWLADSSRPVKELDSAVGYALLDPTWASQDNTSTAIGNVVALLHSFFSNLPHEWLESTHTVIKHLRPVNSVAMLRIAFRILGPLLPRLAFARPLFMKTLALLFNVLGDVFGKNSQASPPVEASEIADIIDFLHHAVMYEGQGGPVQSTSKPKLEILTLCGKVMEILRPDVQHLLSHLKTDPNSSVYAATHPKLVQNPS